One stretch of Glycine soja cultivar W05 chromosome 7, ASM419377v2, whole genome shotgun sequence DNA includes these proteins:
- the LOC114419904 gene encoding molybdopterin synthase catalytic subunit-like: MAAEDDRNLVEIMETLNPIDVAKYMNFVGAPQAGAIATFSGTTRDTFEGKTVVELRYEAYVPMAIRCIKSICSSARASWNIHSVAVAHRLGTVPVGETSVFVAVSSVHRADALEACRFLIDEIKAQVPIWKKEVYSNGEVWKENSEFLERRSELGNKNAACCGKKAEIKEHNKKSCCRTKVRADDECS; the protein is encoded by the coding sequence ATGGCAGCTGAAGATGATAGGAATCTTGTCGAAATCATGGAAACCCTGAATCCAATAGATGTTGCTAAATACATGAATTTTGTTGGTGCCCCCCAAGCTGGTGCTATAGCTACATTTTCAGGCACAACTCGCGACACCTTTGAAGGAAAAACAGTCGTGGAGTTGAGATACGAAGCTTATGTTCCAATGGCAATACGCTGTATCAAGTCAATCTGTTCATCTGCTAGAGCATCCTGGAACATACATTCTGTTGCTGTTGCTCATCGTCTAGGCACAGTGCCTGTTGGTGAAACAAGTGTCTTCGTTGCTGTCTCGTCTGTCCACCGGGCTGATGCGCTGGAGGCTTGTAGATTTTTGATAGATGAGATAAAAGCACAAGTTCCTATTTGGAAAAAGGAGGTCTATTCAAATGGGGAGGTTTGGAAGGAGAACAGTGAGTTCCTAGAGAGGAGGTCTGAGCTTGGTAACAAGAATGCAGCTTGCTGTGGGAAAAAGGCAGAAATTAAAGAGCACAACAAAAAGTCTTGCTGTAGGACCAAGGTTCGGGCTGATGACGAATGTAGCTAG
- the LOC114419905 gene encoding molybdopterin synthase catalytic subunit-like gives MAAEDDRNLVEIMETLNPIDVAKYMNFVGAPQAGAIATFSGTTRDTFEGKTVVELRYEAYVPMAIRCIKSICSSARASWNIHSVAVAHRLGTVPVGETSVFVAVSSVHRADALEACRFLIDEIKAQVPIWKKEVYSNGEAWKENSEFLERRSELGNKNAACCGKKCRN, from the coding sequence ATGGCAGCTGAAGATGATAGGAATCTTGTCGAAATCATGGAAACCCTGAATCCAATAGATGTTGCTAAATACATGAATTTTGTTGGTGCCCCCCAAGCTGGTGCTATAGCTACATTTTCAGGCACAACTCGCGACACCTTTGAAGGAAAAACAGTCGTGGAGTTGAGATACGAAGCTTATGTTCCAATGGCAATACGCTGTATCAAGTCAATCTGTTCATCTGCTAGAGCATCCTGGAACATACACTCTGTTGCTGTTGCTCATCGTCTAGGCACAGTGCCTGTTGGTGAAACAAGTGTCTTCGTTGCTGTCTCGTCTGTCCACCGGGCTGATGCGTTGGAGGCTTGTAGATTTTTGATAGATGAGATAAAAGCACAAGTTCCTATTTGGAAAAAGGAGGTCTATTCAAATGGGGAGGCTTGGAAGGAGAACAGTGAGTTCCTAGAGAGGAGGTCTGAGCTTGGTAACAAGAATGCAGCTTGCTGTGGGAAAAAATGCAGAAATTAA